The Primulina eburnea isolate SZY01 chromosome 13, ASM2296580v1, whole genome shotgun sequence genome includes a region encoding these proteins:
- the LOC140808750 gene encoding phytochrome B-like isoform X1: MSASGSRSTNANNPQYSQAQARAQSSGRGSPRRHAKNAHNDSGRNRGGDSMSKAVAQYTVDARLHAVFEQSGESGKSFDYSQSVKASTQSVPEQQITAYLSRIQRGSHIQPFGCMIGVDEFSFRVIAYSENAVEMMGLMPQSVPSLEKPEILTFGTDVRALFTPSSSVLLERAFGAREITLLNPIWIHSKNSGKPFYAILHRIDVGIVIDLEPARNEDPALSIAGAVQSQKLAVRAISHLQSLPGGDIKLLCDTVVESVRDLTGYDRVMVYKFHEDEHGEVVAESKGPGLEPYIGLHYPSTDIPQASRFLFKQNRVRMIVDCRATPVRVVQDEALVQSLCLVGSTLRSPHGCHAQYMANMGSIASLTLAVIINGNDEDGVEGRNSMRLWGLVVGHHTSARCIPFPLRYACEFLMQAFGLQLNMELQLASQFSEKRVLRTQTLLCDMLLRDSPTGIVMQSPSIMDLVKCDGAALYYQGKYYPLGVTPTEAQIKDIIAWLLAFHGDSTGLSADSLADAGYSGAAALGDAVCGMAVAYITSRDYLFWFRSHTAKEIKWGGAKHHPQYKDDGQRMHPRSSFKAFLEVVKSRSLPWENAEMDAIHSLQLILRDSFQHAVGSSSKEVVHAEVKDMELKGMDELSCVAMEMVRLIETATAPIFAVDIDGRINGWNAKVSELTGLPVEEAMGKSLVHDLVLKESEEIADKLLLNALRGEEDKNIELRLRIFGAEHQNEAVFLVVNACSSKDYTNNVVGVCFVGQDITELKVVMDKFIHIQGDYKAIVHSPNPLIPPIFASDENTCCSEWNTAMEKLTGWNKQDVVGKMLVGEIFGNCCRLKGPDTLTKFMIVLHNAIGNQDTDKFPFSFFNKNGKYVQTLLTANKRVSIDGQIIGAFCFLQIASPELQQALSVQRQQEMKCDSKMRELAYICHEIRNPLSGIRFSNSLLEATNLTEDQKQLLDTSAACEKQMLKIMKDVNLENIENGSLELEKAEFVIGSVIDAVVSQVMLFLRERGLQLIRDIPEEVKTLAVHGDQFRIQQVLADILLNMARYAPSPEGWVEIQLSPSLKWISEGITIVHIEFRIVCPGEGLPPELVQDMFSSRWVTQEGLGLSICRRILKLMNGEVQYIRESERCYFLIVLDLPMPKRGLKIVG; the protein is encoded by the exons ATGAGTGCATCGGGGAGCAGATCAACGAATGCAAATAATCCGCAGTATTCACAAGCACAAGCACGAGCGCAATCTTCGGGTAGGGGCAGCCCTCGCCGCCATGCTAAAAATGCTCATAATGATTCTGGCAGGAATAGGGGAGGCGATTCCATGAGTAAGGCTGTAGCGCAGTACACGGTGGATGCGAGACTTCATGCTGTTTTTGAGCAATCTGGCGAGTCCGGAAAATCTTTTGACTATTCGCAGAGTGTTAAGGCGTCGACTCAGTCAGTTCCCGAGCAGCAGATCACTGCTTATTTGTCGAGAATACAGCGCGGTAGCCATATTCAACCATTTGGTTGTATGATAGGCGTGGATGAATTTAGTTTTCGAGTGATAGCGTATTCGGAAAATGCTGTGGAAATGATGGGCTTGATGCCTCAGTCGGTCCCTAGCCTTGAAAAACCAGAAATTCTTACATTTGGGACTGATGTCAGAGCTCTGTTTACCCCCTCGAGCTCTGTTTTGCTGGAGAGGGCATTTGGGGCGAGAGAGATCACTCTGTTGAATCCTATTTGGATTCATTCTAAGAATTCCGGGAAACCGTTTTATGCAATTTTACATAGAATAGACGTTGGAATAGTTATTGATTTAGAACCTGCGAGGAATGAGGATCCAGCCTTGTCGATTGCTGGGGCCGTCCAGTCACAGAAGCTCGCTGTGAGGGCAATTTCTCATTTGCAGTCGCTTCCAGGTGGGGATATCAAGCTTTTGTGTGACACGGTCGTTGAGAGCGTGAGGGACCTCACAGGGTATGATCGTGTGATGGTTTATAAGTTTCACGAAGATGAACATGGCGAGGTTGTTGCAGAGAGCAAGGGGCCGGGTTTAGAGCCTTATATTGGTTTGCATTATCCTTCCACGGACATTCCCCAGGCTTCAAGATTTTTGTTTAAACAGAATAGGGTTCGGATGATTGTGGATTGCCGTGCCACGCCAGTTAGAGTCGTCCAGGACGAAGCATTAGTTCAGTCCTTGTGTTTAGTAGGCTCAACTCTCAGGTCTCCTCATGGTTGCCATGCCCAATACATGGCTAACATGGGTTCGATTGCATCATTGACATTGGCTGTTATAATTAACGGAAACGATGAAGATGGTGTTGAAGGAAGAAACTCAATGAGGCTGTGGGGCTTGGTTGTTGGCCATCACACTTCTGCTCGATGCATTCCCTTCCCACTTCGTTATGCTTGTGAATTCCTAATGCAGGCATTTGGGCTTCAGCTGAATATGGAATTACAGCTGGCATCACAGTTCTCGGAGAAACGAGTTTTAAGGACCCAGACTCTGTTGTGTGATATGTTACTTCGAGATTCACCCACTGGAATTGTCATGCAGAGCCCTAGTATCATGGACCTGGTCAAGTGTGACGGTGCTGCACTGTACTACCAGGGTAAATATTACCCTCTGGGTGTCACTCCTACCGAAGCTCAGATAAAGGATATTATCGCATGGCTCTTGGCATTTCACGGGGATTCGACTGGTTTGAGCGCTGATAGTCTAGCTGATGCTGGATATTCTGGGGCTGCTGCTCTAGGGGATGCTGTCTGTGGAATGGCTGTTGCATATATTACTTCAAGGGATTATCTGTTCTGGTTCCGTTCCCATACCGCAAAAGAGATCAAATGGGGTGGGGCAAAGCATCATCCTCAATACAAAGATGATGGCCAGAGGATGCATCCTCGCTCTTCGTTTAAAGCATTTCTAGAAGTTGTCAAGAGCCGAAGTTTGCCATGGGAGAATGCAGAAATGGATGCAATTCACTCTTTGCAGCTAATTTTAAGAGATTCATTTCAACATGCTGTTGGAAGCAGTTCTAAGGAAGTTGTGCATGCTGAGGTTAAGGACATGGAATTAAAAGGCATGGATGAACTCAGTTGTGTTGCCATGGAAATGGTTAGGTTGATAGAGACTGCCACTGCTCCTATATTTGCTGTAGATATTGATGGCCGCATAAACGGGTGGAATGCAAAAGTCTCGGAGTTAACTGGACTACCTGTTGAAGAAGCAATGGGAAAGTCCTTGGTTCATGATCTTGTACTAAAAGAGTCAGAAGAAATTGCAGATAAACTTCTCCTTAATGCTCTAAGAG GTGAGGAAGATAAGAACATAGAATTAAGGCTAAGGATATTTGGTGCTGAACATCAAAATGAAGCTGTATTTTTGGTGGTCAATGCTTGCTCTAGCAAGGACTATACAAACAATGTAGTGGGTGTATGTTTTGTTGGTCAGGACATTACTGAGCTGAAAGTGGTGATGGACAAATTCATCCACATTCAAGGTGATTATAAGGCAATTGTACACAGTCCCAACCCCCTGATTCCACCTATATTTGCTTCGGATGAGAACACTTGTTGCTCTGAGTGGAACACTGCTATGGAAAAGCTCACTGGGTGGAATAAGCAGGATGTTGTAGGGAAGATGCTAGTTGGGGAAATATTTGGCAATTGCTGTCGGCTTAAGGGTCCCGATACTTTGACGAAGTTTATGATTGTCTTGCACAATGCAATTGGCAACCAGGATACTGACAAATTcccattttctttttttaacaaaaatggGAAATATGTGCAAACTCTCTTGACCGCAAACAAGAGGGTGAGTATTGATGGCCAGATAATTGGAGCCTTTTGCTTCTTGCAAATTGCAAGTCCTGAACTGCAGCAAGCCTTGAGTGTCCAGAGACAACAGGAAATGAAGTGTGATTCAAAGATGAGAGAGTTGGCTTATATTTGCCATGAAATAAGAAATCCACTGAGTGGAATACGATTCAGTAACTCTCTCTTGGAAGCAACAAACTTGACAGAAGACCAGAAACAGCTTCTTGATACTAGTGCTGCTTGTGAGAAGCAAATGCTAAAGATTATGAAGGATGTCAATCTTGAAAACATTGAAAATGG TTCTCTGGAGCTCGAGAAGGCAGAATTTGTAATTGGGAGTGTGATAGATGCTGTGGTCAGCCAAGTAATGTTATTTCTGAGAGAGAGAGGTCTGCAATTGATCCGTGACATACCAGAGGAAGTCAAGACACTGGCCGTTCATGGTGACCAATTTAGAATTCAACAGGTCCTGGCTGATATTTTACTGAACATGGCACGCTATGCACCCTCTCCCGAAGGTTGGGTGGAGATCCAACTTTCTCCAAGTCTGAAATGGATTTCTGAAGGAATAACCATTGTGCACATTGAATTCAG
- the LOC140808750 gene encoding phytochrome B-like isoform X3, protein MSASGSRSTNANNPQYSQAQARAQSSGRGSPRRHAKNAHNDSGRNRGGDSMSKAVAQYTVDARLHAVFEQSGESGKSFDYSQSVKASTQSVPEQQITAYLSRIQRGSHIQPFGCMIGVDEFSFRVIAYSENAVEMMGLMPQSVPSLEKPEILTFGTDVRALFTPSSSVLLERAFGAREITLLNPIWIHSKNSGKPFYAILHRIDVGIVIDLEPARNEDPALSIAGAVQSQKLAVRAISHLQSLPGGDIKLLCDTVVESVRDLTGYDRVMVYKFHEDEHGEVVAESKGPGLEPYIGLHYPSTDIPQASRFLFKQNRVRMIVDCRATPVRVVQDEALVQSLCLVGSTLRSPHGCHAQYMANMGSIASLTLAVIINGNDEDGVEGRNSMRLWGLVVGHHTSARCIPFPLRYACEFLMQAFGLQLNMELQLASQFSEKRVLRTQTLLCDMLLRDSPTGIVMQSPSIMDLVKCDGAALYYQGKYYPLGVTPTEAQIKDIIAWLLAFHGDSTGLSADSLADAGYSGAAALGDAVCGMAVAYITSRDYLFWFRSHTAKEIKWGGAKHHPQYKDDGQRMHPRSSFKAFLEVVKSRSLPWENAEMDAIHSLQLILRDSFQHAVGSSSKEVVHAEVKDMELKGMDELSCVAMEMVRLIETATAPIFAVDIDGRINGWNAKVSELTGLPVEEAMGKSLVHDLVLKESEEIADKLLLNALRGEEDKNIELRLRIFGAEHQNEAVFLVVNACSSKDYTNNVVGVCFVGQDITELKVVMDKFIHIQGDYKAIVHSPNPLIPPIFASDENTCCSEWNTAMEKLTGWNKQDVVGKMLVGEIFGNCCRLKGPDTLTKFMIVLHNAIGNQDTDKFPFSFFNKNGKYVQTLLTANKRVSIDGQIIGAFCFLQIASPELQQALSVQRQQEMKCDSKMRELAYICHEIRNPLSGIRFSNSLLEATNLTEDQKQLLDTSAACEKQMLKIMKDVNLENIENGSLELEKAEFVIGSVIDAVVSQVMLFLRERGLQLIRDIPEEVKTLAVHGDQFRIQQVLADILLNMARYAPSPEGWVEIQLSPSLKWISEGITIVHIEFRRGGQYCDPTSAPHAKKFSNL, encoded by the exons ATGAGTGCATCGGGGAGCAGATCAACGAATGCAAATAATCCGCAGTATTCACAAGCACAAGCACGAGCGCAATCTTCGGGTAGGGGCAGCCCTCGCCGCCATGCTAAAAATGCTCATAATGATTCTGGCAGGAATAGGGGAGGCGATTCCATGAGTAAGGCTGTAGCGCAGTACACGGTGGATGCGAGACTTCATGCTGTTTTTGAGCAATCTGGCGAGTCCGGAAAATCTTTTGACTATTCGCAGAGTGTTAAGGCGTCGACTCAGTCAGTTCCCGAGCAGCAGATCACTGCTTATTTGTCGAGAATACAGCGCGGTAGCCATATTCAACCATTTGGTTGTATGATAGGCGTGGATGAATTTAGTTTTCGAGTGATAGCGTATTCGGAAAATGCTGTGGAAATGATGGGCTTGATGCCTCAGTCGGTCCCTAGCCTTGAAAAACCAGAAATTCTTACATTTGGGACTGATGTCAGAGCTCTGTTTACCCCCTCGAGCTCTGTTTTGCTGGAGAGGGCATTTGGGGCGAGAGAGATCACTCTGTTGAATCCTATTTGGATTCATTCTAAGAATTCCGGGAAACCGTTTTATGCAATTTTACATAGAATAGACGTTGGAATAGTTATTGATTTAGAACCTGCGAGGAATGAGGATCCAGCCTTGTCGATTGCTGGGGCCGTCCAGTCACAGAAGCTCGCTGTGAGGGCAATTTCTCATTTGCAGTCGCTTCCAGGTGGGGATATCAAGCTTTTGTGTGACACGGTCGTTGAGAGCGTGAGGGACCTCACAGGGTATGATCGTGTGATGGTTTATAAGTTTCACGAAGATGAACATGGCGAGGTTGTTGCAGAGAGCAAGGGGCCGGGTTTAGAGCCTTATATTGGTTTGCATTATCCTTCCACGGACATTCCCCAGGCTTCAAGATTTTTGTTTAAACAGAATAGGGTTCGGATGATTGTGGATTGCCGTGCCACGCCAGTTAGAGTCGTCCAGGACGAAGCATTAGTTCAGTCCTTGTGTTTAGTAGGCTCAACTCTCAGGTCTCCTCATGGTTGCCATGCCCAATACATGGCTAACATGGGTTCGATTGCATCATTGACATTGGCTGTTATAATTAACGGAAACGATGAAGATGGTGTTGAAGGAAGAAACTCAATGAGGCTGTGGGGCTTGGTTGTTGGCCATCACACTTCTGCTCGATGCATTCCCTTCCCACTTCGTTATGCTTGTGAATTCCTAATGCAGGCATTTGGGCTTCAGCTGAATATGGAATTACAGCTGGCATCACAGTTCTCGGAGAAACGAGTTTTAAGGACCCAGACTCTGTTGTGTGATATGTTACTTCGAGATTCACCCACTGGAATTGTCATGCAGAGCCCTAGTATCATGGACCTGGTCAAGTGTGACGGTGCTGCACTGTACTACCAGGGTAAATATTACCCTCTGGGTGTCACTCCTACCGAAGCTCAGATAAAGGATATTATCGCATGGCTCTTGGCATTTCACGGGGATTCGACTGGTTTGAGCGCTGATAGTCTAGCTGATGCTGGATATTCTGGGGCTGCTGCTCTAGGGGATGCTGTCTGTGGAATGGCTGTTGCATATATTACTTCAAGGGATTATCTGTTCTGGTTCCGTTCCCATACCGCAAAAGAGATCAAATGGGGTGGGGCAAAGCATCATCCTCAATACAAAGATGATGGCCAGAGGATGCATCCTCGCTCTTCGTTTAAAGCATTTCTAGAAGTTGTCAAGAGCCGAAGTTTGCCATGGGAGAATGCAGAAATGGATGCAATTCACTCTTTGCAGCTAATTTTAAGAGATTCATTTCAACATGCTGTTGGAAGCAGTTCTAAGGAAGTTGTGCATGCTGAGGTTAAGGACATGGAATTAAAAGGCATGGATGAACTCAGTTGTGTTGCCATGGAAATGGTTAGGTTGATAGAGACTGCCACTGCTCCTATATTTGCTGTAGATATTGATGGCCGCATAAACGGGTGGAATGCAAAAGTCTCGGAGTTAACTGGACTACCTGTTGAAGAAGCAATGGGAAAGTCCTTGGTTCATGATCTTGTACTAAAAGAGTCAGAAGAAATTGCAGATAAACTTCTCCTTAATGCTCTAAGAG GTGAGGAAGATAAGAACATAGAATTAAGGCTAAGGATATTTGGTGCTGAACATCAAAATGAAGCTGTATTTTTGGTGGTCAATGCTTGCTCTAGCAAGGACTATACAAACAATGTAGTGGGTGTATGTTTTGTTGGTCAGGACATTACTGAGCTGAAAGTGGTGATGGACAAATTCATCCACATTCAAGGTGATTATAAGGCAATTGTACACAGTCCCAACCCCCTGATTCCACCTATATTTGCTTCGGATGAGAACACTTGTTGCTCTGAGTGGAACACTGCTATGGAAAAGCTCACTGGGTGGAATAAGCAGGATGTTGTAGGGAAGATGCTAGTTGGGGAAATATTTGGCAATTGCTGTCGGCTTAAGGGTCCCGATACTTTGACGAAGTTTATGATTGTCTTGCACAATGCAATTGGCAACCAGGATACTGACAAATTcccattttctttttttaacaaaaatggGAAATATGTGCAAACTCTCTTGACCGCAAACAAGAGGGTGAGTATTGATGGCCAGATAATTGGAGCCTTTTGCTTCTTGCAAATTGCAAGTCCTGAACTGCAGCAAGCCTTGAGTGTCCAGAGACAACAGGAAATGAAGTGTGATTCAAAGATGAGAGAGTTGGCTTATATTTGCCATGAAATAAGAAATCCACTGAGTGGAATACGATTCAGTAACTCTCTCTTGGAAGCAACAAACTTGACAGAAGACCAGAAACAGCTTCTTGATACTAGTGCTGCTTGTGAGAAGCAAATGCTAAAGATTATGAAGGATGTCAATCTTGAAAACATTGAAAATGG TTCTCTGGAGCTCGAGAAGGCAGAATTTGTAATTGGGAGTGTGATAGATGCTGTGGTCAGCCAAGTAATGTTATTTCTGAGAGAGAGAGGTCTGCAATTGATCCGTGACATACCAGAGGAAGTCAAGACACTGGCCGTTCATGGTGACCAATTTAGAATTCAACAGGTCCTGGCTGATATTTTACTGAACATGGCACGCTATGCACCCTCTCCCGAAGGTTGGGTGGAGATCCAACTTTCTCCAAGTCTGAAATGGATTTCTGAAGGAATAACCATTGTGCACATTGAATTCAG
- the LOC140808750 gene encoding phytochrome B-like isoform X2, protein MSASGSRSTNANNPQYSQAQARAQSSGRGSPRRHAKNAHNDSGRNRGGDSMSKAVAQYTVDARLHAVFEQSGESGKSFDYSQSVKASTQSVPEQQITAYLSRIQRGSHIQPFGCMIGVDEFSFRVIAYSENAVEMMGLMPQSVPSLEKPEILTFGTDVRALFTPSSSVLLERAFGAREITLLNPIWIHSKNSGKPFYAILHRIDVGIVIDLEPARNEDPALSIAGAVQSQKLAVRAISHLQSLPGGDIKLLCDTVVESVRDLTGYDRVMVYKFHEDEHGEVVAESKGPGLEPYIGLHYPSTDIPQASRFLFKQNRVRMIVDCRATPVRVVQDEALVQSLCLVGSTLRSPHGCHAQYMANMGSIASLTLAVIINGNDEDGVEGRNSMRLWGLVVGHHTSARCIPFPLRYACEFLMQAFGLQLNMELQLASQFSEKRVLRTQTLLCDMLLRDSPTGIVMQSPSIMDLVKCDGAALYYQGKYYPLGVTPTEAQIKDIIAWLLAFHGDSTGLSADSLADAGYSGAAALGDAVCGMAVAYITSRDYLFWFRSHTAKEIKWGGAKHHPQYKDDGQRMHPRSSFKAFLEVVKSRSLPWENAEMDAIHSLQLILRDSFQHAVGSSSKEVVHAEVKDMELKGMDELSCVAMEMVRLIETATAPIFAVDIDGRINGWNAKVSELTGLPVEEAMGKSLVHDLVLKESEEIADKLLLNALRGEEDKNIELRLRIFGAEHQNEAVFLVVNACSSKDYTNNVVGVCFVGQDITELKVVMDKFIHIQGDYKAIVHSPNPLIPPIFASDENTCCSEWNTAMEKLTGWNKQDVVGKMLVGEIFGNCCRLKGPDTLTKFMIVLHNAIGNQDTDKFPFSFFNKNGKYVQTLLTANKRVSIDGQIIGAFCFLQIASPELQQALSVQRQQEMKCDSKMRELAYICHEIRNPLSGIRFSNSLLEATNLTEDQKQLLDTSAACEKQMLKIMKDVNLENIENGSLELEKAEFVIGSVIDAVVSQVMLFLRERGLQLIRDIPEEVKTLAVHGDQFRIQQVLADILLNMARYAPSPEGWVEIQLSPSLKWISEGITIVHIEFSLLWEGAIMWLVFKSRTGLKCLPQILVCE, encoded by the exons ATGAGTGCATCGGGGAGCAGATCAACGAATGCAAATAATCCGCAGTATTCACAAGCACAAGCACGAGCGCAATCTTCGGGTAGGGGCAGCCCTCGCCGCCATGCTAAAAATGCTCATAATGATTCTGGCAGGAATAGGGGAGGCGATTCCATGAGTAAGGCTGTAGCGCAGTACACGGTGGATGCGAGACTTCATGCTGTTTTTGAGCAATCTGGCGAGTCCGGAAAATCTTTTGACTATTCGCAGAGTGTTAAGGCGTCGACTCAGTCAGTTCCCGAGCAGCAGATCACTGCTTATTTGTCGAGAATACAGCGCGGTAGCCATATTCAACCATTTGGTTGTATGATAGGCGTGGATGAATTTAGTTTTCGAGTGATAGCGTATTCGGAAAATGCTGTGGAAATGATGGGCTTGATGCCTCAGTCGGTCCCTAGCCTTGAAAAACCAGAAATTCTTACATTTGGGACTGATGTCAGAGCTCTGTTTACCCCCTCGAGCTCTGTTTTGCTGGAGAGGGCATTTGGGGCGAGAGAGATCACTCTGTTGAATCCTATTTGGATTCATTCTAAGAATTCCGGGAAACCGTTTTATGCAATTTTACATAGAATAGACGTTGGAATAGTTATTGATTTAGAACCTGCGAGGAATGAGGATCCAGCCTTGTCGATTGCTGGGGCCGTCCAGTCACAGAAGCTCGCTGTGAGGGCAATTTCTCATTTGCAGTCGCTTCCAGGTGGGGATATCAAGCTTTTGTGTGACACGGTCGTTGAGAGCGTGAGGGACCTCACAGGGTATGATCGTGTGATGGTTTATAAGTTTCACGAAGATGAACATGGCGAGGTTGTTGCAGAGAGCAAGGGGCCGGGTTTAGAGCCTTATATTGGTTTGCATTATCCTTCCACGGACATTCCCCAGGCTTCAAGATTTTTGTTTAAACAGAATAGGGTTCGGATGATTGTGGATTGCCGTGCCACGCCAGTTAGAGTCGTCCAGGACGAAGCATTAGTTCAGTCCTTGTGTTTAGTAGGCTCAACTCTCAGGTCTCCTCATGGTTGCCATGCCCAATACATGGCTAACATGGGTTCGATTGCATCATTGACATTGGCTGTTATAATTAACGGAAACGATGAAGATGGTGTTGAAGGAAGAAACTCAATGAGGCTGTGGGGCTTGGTTGTTGGCCATCACACTTCTGCTCGATGCATTCCCTTCCCACTTCGTTATGCTTGTGAATTCCTAATGCAGGCATTTGGGCTTCAGCTGAATATGGAATTACAGCTGGCATCACAGTTCTCGGAGAAACGAGTTTTAAGGACCCAGACTCTGTTGTGTGATATGTTACTTCGAGATTCACCCACTGGAATTGTCATGCAGAGCCCTAGTATCATGGACCTGGTCAAGTGTGACGGTGCTGCACTGTACTACCAGGGTAAATATTACCCTCTGGGTGTCACTCCTACCGAAGCTCAGATAAAGGATATTATCGCATGGCTCTTGGCATTTCACGGGGATTCGACTGGTTTGAGCGCTGATAGTCTAGCTGATGCTGGATATTCTGGGGCTGCTGCTCTAGGGGATGCTGTCTGTGGAATGGCTGTTGCATATATTACTTCAAGGGATTATCTGTTCTGGTTCCGTTCCCATACCGCAAAAGAGATCAAATGGGGTGGGGCAAAGCATCATCCTCAATACAAAGATGATGGCCAGAGGATGCATCCTCGCTCTTCGTTTAAAGCATTTCTAGAAGTTGTCAAGAGCCGAAGTTTGCCATGGGAGAATGCAGAAATGGATGCAATTCACTCTTTGCAGCTAATTTTAAGAGATTCATTTCAACATGCTGTTGGAAGCAGTTCTAAGGAAGTTGTGCATGCTGAGGTTAAGGACATGGAATTAAAAGGCATGGATGAACTCAGTTGTGTTGCCATGGAAATGGTTAGGTTGATAGAGACTGCCACTGCTCCTATATTTGCTGTAGATATTGATGGCCGCATAAACGGGTGGAATGCAAAAGTCTCGGAGTTAACTGGACTACCTGTTGAAGAAGCAATGGGAAAGTCCTTGGTTCATGATCTTGTACTAAAAGAGTCAGAAGAAATTGCAGATAAACTTCTCCTTAATGCTCTAAGAG GTGAGGAAGATAAGAACATAGAATTAAGGCTAAGGATATTTGGTGCTGAACATCAAAATGAAGCTGTATTTTTGGTGGTCAATGCTTGCTCTAGCAAGGACTATACAAACAATGTAGTGGGTGTATGTTTTGTTGGTCAGGACATTACTGAGCTGAAAGTGGTGATGGACAAATTCATCCACATTCAAGGTGATTATAAGGCAATTGTACACAGTCCCAACCCCCTGATTCCACCTATATTTGCTTCGGATGAGAACACTTGTTGCTCTGAGTGGAACACTGCTATGGAAAAGCTCACTGGGTGGAATAAGCAGGATGTTGTAGGGAAGATGCTAGTTGGGGAAATATTTGGCAATTGCTGTCGGCTTAAGGGTCCCGATACTTTGACGAAGTTTATGATTGTCTTGCACAATGCAATTGGCAACCAGGATACTGACAAATTcccattttctttttttaacaaaaatggGAAATATGTGCAAACTCTCTTGACCGCAAACAAGAGGGTGAGTATTGATGGCCAGATAATTGGAGCCTTTTGCTTCTTGCAAATTGCAAGTCCTGAACTGCAGCAAGCCTTGAGTGTCCAGAGACAACAGGAAATGAAGTGTGATTCAAAGATGAGAGAGTTGGCTTATATTTGCCATGAAATAAGAAATCCACTGAGTGGAATACGATTCAGTAACTCTCTCTTGGAAGCAACAAACTTGACAGAAGACCAGAAACAGCTTCTTGATACTAGTGCTGCTTGTGAGAAGCAAATGCTAAAGATTATGAAGGATGTCAATCTTGAAAACATTGAAAATGG TTCTCTGGAGCTCGAGAAGGCAGAATTTGTAATTGGGAGTGTGATAGATGCTGTGGTCAGCCAAGTAATGTTATTTCTGAGAGAGAGAGGTCTGCAATTGATCCGTGACATACCAGAGGAAGTCAAGACACTGGCCGTTCATGGTGACCAATTTAGAATTCAACAGGTCCTGGCTGATATTTTACTGAACATGGCACGCTATGCACCCTCTCCCGAAGGTTGGGTGGAGATCCAACTTTCTCCAAGTCTGAAATGGATTTCTGAAGGAATAACCATTGTGCACATTGAATTCAG